In the genome of Crassostrea angulata isolate pt1a10 chromosome 6, ASM2561291v2, whole genome shotgun sequence, the window TGGAAATTTTTGCAAGCTCAAGGTCACTATAAGAAAATGGTGAAATACCGCTACTTGAATTGTGTggggtatcatttgtgagcttgcttaCAGTACCTTTAGTTTTATACAGGTTGAAGATGAATGCATGCAGCTATTGATGATCCCCTGGCCTACTTTAAAAATACTATTTCTGTAGATTCCTTTTAAGTGAATACTTAAATCAgcaattctgtattttttttttttagtaaatccTGAGAAAGTGAAATTGCAAGTATCAAACTTTTGTTGTATTTAACAACCgtcaaaaaaaaagataaatatcaaaatctgCAAGAGATGTTTCTCCTAGTTTTAATCCTCTTGTTCAAATAGGAATTTACAGTTTGAATAGCGTATCAAAATAACTAAGACCATTGGTATGAATTCCTGCCAACTTTGCCATCACCTAAGACACAGGGACAATGAACGGACAGTTGCAATAGGCATATTAAATTATCAGTGTAGTTAGCTtgtccttatacatgtatgcattctTGATCAGCTAGGCTGGAGTTTATCCATAAGGGTATCTTATCATTTCTGCTCTCTGAcacttatttaaataataaccATAATGTGCATCACGGTATTTGATGCATAGCAGCAGTAATGTGTAAAACAGCTTTCTTgtcattaaaaacaatatcaaaagATGTTCACAACTTTTTTCTTACAGAAATGAAACAGGCCTTTATTTAATTAACACCATACAAACCAATCATACTATCTTTAATTTACAGGATAGCAGTTTATTATGCAATACACTcccataaataataaaacatggatctacatgtatcaaGTTGAGCAAAATGTGCCTTCCATAAAAGAGCACGTTTAAATGTAAGTTATCTTTTGGGAAAAAGGTTGGGTATAACGCAACTCTCGCAAAATACAGATCAAAAGGTGCCTTTTCTATGTTCTTGTATTTCAACTTCCCTTCAATATATATAccattaaatatcaaaattgatcTGCAGTTCAGCATGGATTTCTTCAATAAACCGTTAATCTGGTTGTTTTGGCAAAAAAGAAATGTTAGCTTTGTTGgctaaaagagaaaaaaagattgCTACATGAAGGTATTTCAGATTCTACACTGAAATTTCGTTTCTACATTATTAATAATTCCTCTAGCAACAAAGACAGACTTCATCAAATATTCCTGACACCTAGATAAACAGAAATAAGGTACATGATCACAGGGAACATCACAACACCATATTGTcatcattcaaaaataaaaaacataccagttttgttaaaatgtttgataGTAGTACATAATTTATAAAAAGTGACTAGATGTTGGAAGGGTTCAACAAATGGACATTTCCATACAGTTTCTTagattatgtaaaataagaagGATTAATAACCCAATAAAACCCATTCCATCAAATACAAGTATTCTTAGTACCAGGTTGTGGTGCACACAGTGTTCATACAAAAAGATTTCTTATGTAATTATTGATAGCTGACTGTTTTCTATACTGGAATGGTAATTCTTGATTTTTTCCTCAGAATACATTTAAAggactacatgtattaatgttcTTTAGTGAATGCGCTGAACACTTCATTTAGTTGTTGCGTCACACGTATAAATGTTGTCCGTCGACTGAGTTCCTTCAGTTTGGCGGCCCCTACGtaagtacatgtagatcttAGACCTCCCAGAATGTCCTGGAGAGTGGTGTCCACATCACCTTTGTATTCTATCTGCACTGTCTTGCCTTCAGAGGCcctaaaaataaatcaaaatgaataatcaAATAACTATAGATACTGTCATCTTATTCTTATTCCTAATTCCATTCAATATTGCTAACAGAtgaaaaacattgtaaattGAAATTCACATCGTTTACAAATTTGTGTACAGAAATCACTGGCAGAAAATTCATAATGACTTTGTTCAATCTGAACATGAGCTGGATGTCTGCTTGAGAATTCAAGTACATATATATGCAAATTCACAAACTATGACCAATAAATAAAGCTGAGACATCCATTGATAAGATAGCTGTCTCAGACCCAACAAAACAACCACAGTTTAATCACATTATCATGCAGATCGATGGTCCAAAGTTGGCAAAATGATCCTCAGACTGTACCTGTATTCTGCTACACCCCCTGCATGTTTCTTCATGGCTGTGGCTGAGCTCATCCCGTAGAACAGCTTGAACTTCTTGCCGTTCTCCTCGATCATCTCTCCCCCTGATTCTGTGTGTCCAGCAAACATGCCACCCAACATCACAAAGTCGGCTCCAGCCCCAAAAGCCTTGGCTACATCACCCGGGCAGGTACAGCCTCCATCCTACACAGATATATCAGTTATACAAAGTCAGATACTGTCGAAAACCAGATGTGTGGGGGATCAAACTTAAGAACTCCGTGGGCACcctttatatcaaaattttatatggTCTCAATTGTGTACCTACATGTATGAACAATTTGATTTGGCAATATCCATTTAAGATTGCTGACAATTTCacagaatatttattttgccTATACTGCCCAAAATTGACAATTTCCAGTGTCATCAATGTGACACCCAGACATTCACTCCCAACATGTGTTACATCAATACATTCACTCCCAACATGTGTTACACCCATACATTCACTCTCAACATGTGTACTGTACGTACAGATATAATAAATTCACTCCCAACATGTGTACTGTATGTACAGAGATAATAAATTCACTCCCAACATGTGTACTGTACGTACAGAGATAATACATTCACTCCCAACATGTGTTACACCTATACATTCACTCCCAACATGTGCACTGTACGTACAGAGATAATGTGACCTCCTAGACCATGGGCAGCGTCAGCACACTCTAGCACTGCGCTCAGCTGGGGGTACCCCACCCCTGTCTTCTTACGAGTGGTACACACACTGCCCGGGCCAATCCCGACCTTGATAATGTCTGCCCCAGAGAGAATCAACTCCTCTACCATCTCTCCCGTCACAACATTACCAGCCTGTCAACAAAATGATTGAG includes:
- the LOC128189580 gene encoding GMP reductase 2-like encodes the protein MPRIDNDVKLDFKDVLVRPKRSTLKSRSEVDLCRSFTFRNSGQTYDGVPVMAANMDTVGTFEMAKSFARSKCFVCIHKHYSVDAWKEFAAANEGILEHVAASTGTGEGDLKKLCAIIEAVPNIKYICVDVANGYSEHFVQFVRDVRKTFPKHTIMAGNVVTGEMVEELILSGADIIKVGIGPGSVCTTRKKTGVGYPQLSAVLECADAAHGLGGHIISDGGCTCPGDVAKAFGAGADFVMLGGMFAGHTESGGEMIEENGKKFKLFYGMSSATAMKKHAGGVAEYRASEGKTVQIEYKGDVDTTLQDILGGLRSTCTYVGAAKLKELSRRTTFIRVTQQLNEVFSAFTKEH